In Pyrus communis chromosome 11, drPyrComm1.1, whole genome shotgun sequence, the sequence CCATAATATTGTCTTTGGGAAGTTCCTCCTGAAAGAAAACTCATCTTGGCCAAGAGTAGTCACTGCTGGATTGTGAGTAACTGAGGAACCTTGTAATTTCATTGATCCCTTAGACTCTAAAGGTCCAGATACCTTTCTAGGGGCTCCTGAGGAATTTAGAGGACCTGAAGAAATGGGACCAGATGTGATAAGTCCTGTTGTGGGAAGAACAGGTGGAATATGGCCAGAGTTTTGACGTGTCACTCCACCAGATTGAGGgccagaagacttcttcaatggTTCACCATGCTTGTTGAGTGGCCCGGAATTAGTCTTCTTTACTGAAACAGAACCTGTCATGCCTATAGATGATACAGGACCTGATGTTGTATAGCTTGCCCGAGCTGCAGCATTAGGCATGATAGGACCTGAATGTGAACCCGCACCTCCAAATGATCCGGTCCTTGAAGGAGCACTGGTCAATTGCCCGGATTTCCTAGACTTGGACCCATCCATAGGGATGTCAAACATTTTCCCCAGCTCTCCTGACTTCTTGATGTCACCACCCGTATAGGGCATAGCAGTTGAGCCCATCGTAGGGGCCCTTTCTTTTGGCTGCTCAGGCCTACCTGACACATAGAGACCATTGCTGAGCTGATGAGATGGGAATCTGGAACCCATCAAGCTTCTTTCAGAGGCACAGAATAAAGGCACGAGAATGGATGACTCAGAGATACTCAATGTCCTACTGTGAGGGAGAAGGAGAGGCAATCAGTTCTTGTTCATATGATTGTTAACTAGCATGAATACTTGAGGCAATCAAGGAATAAATGTGAAAGGTATAATAATGTGACCCAATCAACCACACCAGGATATAGCAACGGAAAAGCAAGCAATCTTGATATAACGATTATCTTCTAAACCTTCAAACTGAGGCACGGCATTACTAAATTGCGAACATACGAACATGTCTCCAAGATCAAGTCCTGAGAGCAAAAGTTTGTTATGGGGTGGCACAGAGTGCTGTTCTTAATTTTTGCAACCTAAAAAGTTAGACAACAATGCTTAAAACTACAACAGTATTGCAAGTAAAACAAATCATTTACTAATTACAAAGATTCCGGTCAGAGACTCAGAAATCGGTCATCTTTAGAACAAATTTCATTAATGAAAGATCTGAAGCAACAAGTAGGGATTGCAGGACTTCTGGTTCTTTCT encodes:
- the LOC137708450 gene encoding uncharacterized membrane protein At1g16860-like isoform X2, with protein sequence MGSRFPSHQLSNGLYVSGRPEQPKERAPTMGSTAMPYTGGDIKKSGELGKMFDIPMDGSKSRKSGQLTSAPSRTGSFGGAGSHSGPIMPNAAARASYTTSGPVSSIGMTGSVSVKKTNSGPLNKHGEPLKKSSGPQSGGVTRQNSGHIPPVLPTTGLITSGPISSGPLNSSGAPRKVSGPLESKGSMKLQGSSVTHNPAVTTLGQDEFSFRRNFPKTILWSVVLIFVMGFIAGCFILGAVHNAILLAVVGILFAGVAALFTWNSCWGRNAIINFISRYPDAELRTAKNGQYMKVSGRHVADFYISDFQSGLRALVKTGYGARVTPYIDESVIIDVNPENKDMSPDFLRWLAERNLSSDDRTMRLKEGYIKEGSTVSVMGVVQRNDNVLMIVPPPEPLTTGCQWSNCIFPASLEGVVLRCEDSSKNDVIPV